The Leptodactylus fuscus isolate aLepFus1 chromosome 1, aLepFus1.hap2, whole genome shotgun sequence nucleotide sequence gtgggaaaaaccactgcagtgcattttttcctgcagaaagTCTgcgaggtttcctctgtggattttctgctttaattataccaatagggaaaacgccagtgttttcataggtacaattgacatgctgcggtttaaTAAAACAGCCAAAGCTTTAGATATCCTAGTGTGTTCACTCTgcctattttcctgcaatgtgtggatgtacTCACTAGAATCCCCTgcactatgcagggactgtaaaacgatgcagaaaaaaaacccacGTGGAGCCCAGCCTAAAAGAAACCTTTTTCATGAGTACTATaaggaaagctgcactgtgattgactgctatgggcaactaagttTATCATTTAACAGTTTCCTAATATtcatttatcctattaatattataaatgtgaaagtttgtgggtttgtgagtttgtgtgtttggatgttcggatgtttgttcctcaatcacgcaaaacccgctcgaccgatttggctgaaattttccacaaacatagtcactacacccgattgcataataggctacttttcgtcacaatagcgcacatacgtttgtgccaggacccccacaaaacccaaactcacaccaccatctctgcaatctcacacactttggaccatagcaagccacaaaattcatattgccctctacagcctagcccctaaccccacacaatctcgtatacatatactttaccactttgcccctcaccttaacgatactccaggaggctctctttaacgctccggagcagccatgtttaccgacccccaccgctctgacaatccgcgacaccgcccacccatgtcaatacccctaggcggtctaataaatgcaaaaaaaaagtttaaaaaaagtaaaaaaaatatataaaaaaaacataaaaaggtttaaaaattcaaatcacccccctttccctagaacacatataaaagtagttaaaaactgtgaaacacatacatgttaggtatccctgtgtccgaaatcgcccgctctacaaagctatacaaatatttttcctgttcggtaaacgccgtagcgggaaaaatggtcaaaagtgccaaaccgccattttttcactgttttgattctgataaaaatttgaataaaaagtgatcaaagcaataacatttcccgaaaatggtagaactacaaagtacacccggtcccgcaaaaaaagacgccctataacatccccatacacgcacgtataaaaaagttacagctgtcagaatatggcgacttttcaaaaaaaaaatttttaacacagttttggatttttttgaagggggtcaaaatgtaaataaaaccatataaatttggtatccccggaatcgtaacgaaacacagaatacagggcacatgtcattttggttgcacagtgaacgccgtaaaaccaaagcccgtaagaaagttgcagaaatgcattttttcttcaaatccaccccgttctgaattttttccctgcttcccagtacattatatagaataaataatggtggcatcatgaagaaaaatttgtcccgcaaaaattaagacctcatatggctctgggagcggagaaataaaaaagttatggggtttaaaaggacaggagtcaagaatgaaaaacaaaaattaaaaaatgccatcggcgggaaagagttaacttcaaatccctctgtcccaaagtcaccatgtacagtttctcacaacaccgtatatatagcagctctaatacaaattaacttcaacacaaaagtctcacgtattctctgaattacagcaaaaacaagatacacagttacatttcatatcccataccttatacacagtacgaaaaccttacccgcgcctatatatacccacttctacaatcaccgcagacgaagttgcgggtaccagctagttgtatATAAATGAAGCCACCAGATTGAGCTACATGGATATGTTGTTAGAGATTCACATTCAAAAGTACAAGTGGTTCCTCAAGTTACAAGATTACTAGGTTCCGGGATGACCACTGTAAGATGAAACCATTAAAGTATGAGACCAAGACTCTCTGAAAAACTAGTATTTGGTTCCAAAGACAGATAAAAGTCATACAGCGGTGGTGATAAAAAGGAGATTTCTCAGGTCCTGTGCAGTACACACTGTATCTGTAAAATAACATGGAGCTGCTCTCACCTGGTGTCCAAAGCAGCAGCTCCTCCTGGTGCAGGTAtagagcagtacaggacatgtaCAGTAGTACTACACTGTACTGTAGAGAGGGCTACTAGTCATTCATTAAGGATCAATCGAAACTTCCTGTCAAGCATTATATGCTGACTCTGCTTTCAAGTTACAATGGTCCAGAAGGGATTATTGTATGTTGAAAATATTGTATTCTGAGGCCTTTGTGACTTGAAGGATCACTGTACGCTAAATATTATAACACATATGAGTGAATTCGTAGAGTAGAATTCATGTACATTTTATATCACTGACTATACGATGGTTGACATCTCTGAATCATTTATTTTTTCCTTCAGGTTGTAGCCACGGGAATCTGCCGTACAGATGAACATGTCTTAAGTGGGGAATTTAGTAATATACAGTTTCCAATTATATTGGGGCATGAAAGTGCTGGAATAGTGGAGAGTGTGGGGTCAAGCGTAACTGGCATTAAACCAGGTAAAACTAATGTTCCTGTGGTGATCGCCTATTATTGTTGTGTACACATGCTATGTAGGTACATATATTTGTCATATTTAAATAACATCATGTTTAGAGAAACAAAATCATAACTTTGTTTTGTTCTACCCTTTCATGTTGTGATCTCTCAGTATTATAGAAAATTATTGATAGTAACAGTAACATTTCTTTTACACTGTTCAACTTACCGGTGACAATGCAAGTTAAACACCTATGACATTAACGATAACGATAATACAGTAGATAAAATATACTATAGATGCAAATAGAGTAGAAGCGAAAGAAAAGAACAATAGCAGCAATTTAGTTAATAGAACTTGCACTGCACAAGTGTTTCTCATCAACTATTGACAACCGTCCAACCTAACATTCGAGTCCGAAAACACTGAAAACACAGCTTACTCTTCTTAGCATGAACTAATACAGCCTAATCAACAATTAACATGCACCCTGTTACCTAAACAAGTTCAATAATAACTAATCAACATATGGCATATAAAACACCTAAAAAACTAGATACAATAATATACAATGGTACCAGAACATACAACAGGCAAACAAAGGAAGTAAGAAAGAAAGATAGGAAGAAAGATATATATCAGAATATACAATTCTCCTAGATGGATGCCTTGTGGTTCCTCCAATGGATTGATAGGAACAGTACCCCCTACCACAGAAAAGAACAGTGGGGCATTGCCCTCACTTACCTAGGATATATGCGTTCCTCTGACAGAGAAGCACCCTTCCACTGTAGTCCACTAAAATGTTAATTGGcatgcccgcattctccaccgAGTTGTCAGTTCTTATCTTACCAGGACCATGTAGATTGTATAGTCAGATATCACAGACACACATCAGTTAATGCTTCTTCTagtgtccggacagagctctgtgAAAGTACCATCCAGAAACCATTTATTTTATAAGCTCAAATACATAAAGCCCGTCCATCAAAATACAGCAGGCCATTGGCATCATTATAAGCTACATGAACAACCATTTTGGGAAAGTAAGCAAGAATACATGTCACTTCTGTGAAGGACAAATACTGTGGGTCTGTATAACCATCTTTGGGTTCTGTGGTCTGGTCACATTGTATGGAAATGATAACATCTAGTTTCCTAAATAGGACATGTTCAAGATTACAAGCTGGCTATGAGTGTCCGGTATATCAGTATCATCCTTGAGCAGAACAAAGGTCCATTTAAGGGTGAAAAACAATATTACACAATCCGAAGATGTTACATAATCTGACAAAATAGATAGAGAAACTCTCAGAAAGATGCAGACCTTTGTCATATAAGAATATATGTACACTTATAAGAAATGAGAATTACTCTAACACACCTATGACAATATTTTCTTTAAATCAAATaacaaaaaaggcaaaaaaattcAACCACAAGTAAATTCAatacaaatatgtaaatgaacagAAATATCCTACACATATAATAAAGTCATTCTTATCTATTAAACAATAATTAAAAGACATGAGCGCCATGTAAAATGATGAAATGATATATCTACTAATACACAAAAAGGTGGGGAGACAAAATAGTCACAGTAATGGAAATGACCATacaaaaatggcataaaaaagaCAGAAAATGTTGATAAAGCATAGAATAAATGCACTTAAAAATTTGTATCAGTAAAGCTTCTATTTTTATGGGACCCTCCCAAATCACAGCCACACTGAGTGTCGGGGGTGAGGAGCAACAGAGCAGAATCACTAGACGTGACTGCTAAAGCTCCTCATCCATTACTTATGCTATTATTTCATCTAGTCTTTCCGTAATGATACTTTTCAACGTTGAAACATCTAGTGAAAGTAATGGGTCCATAAACCAAGTCCCTGGATGGAataatgaacgcagatgtgaaccaggccttacatacaAGGTTTGATACTTGTGATAAGTGCTGACGCTGAACAATAAGATATAAGCCATATCACCTGAGGATTGGTATTGCTGGTGTAACACTCAGGGTGGCCAGGACGGATGACACGGGAAGTATGTAAGAAGTGGCTGGTTTGTAGAATGACCCttgatcccaaatgtgcacaaagcctttttgatgtccccgactagtcacccccacgtggtacctgacaatgacaacagacaaccaggtctcggggatAGTCgctgctcttttactagcaggacgaagTGATGCAAATGTACAGatgatggagtaattcttcacatacaatactgagatccctgcaggtagtgtccagttaagcaggtgatggagcttatatagatttgtcccacAGACTTACTTGCAGAGAGATACGTgcagagttcccagatgtatatgGATAACGGGTCAGTATACTTTAGTAGTTGCAGACTTGAgatttcagaggaaaacactctctgagaagaatCTTGAGCACAGAGGAAGAGATATCTCTGGTTGAAGTGCACTGATGCTTGACTAACATGTCCAACTCTGCTCCACATGTGCAGATCTCTGCATACACACACCGACCAACAGGGTTTCCAACCCTCTCCAGAGAGGGCTGTAACACAACTCCTCCTCTaggccaatcaagggagcttgattggttctgaaggtcacctgatcatcctggacactcctttacattaacacactaggatgatgcaatcatagacataaattaaaatgaaaagtataggcaggtgcagtttacaaaacatccacaagatggtgaattaatagacccccatgtgtgctggctcttgtgaaataaatatataggttaaatatataggaaggaagggggagatacctctttacctcatatgaaaatgtccataccatctcggtctgcaaggactattaaaggggatGGGACGAGCAGTATCGGGATATTACACTGGGGACTACAATTAGACCACACACACAAACTGACCAAAATAAATCTGCTCTCAATTCACTTAGATGCACAGATTCTGGCTTGTGTAGACACTTAAATTGTGTGTCCTTGGCCTACACCCTCAGATTGAGCCCAAAGTTATTCTTTTGTCTGAGGGATAACTGTGTCTAGGCAAAATTTACACTCTTTCatattatattaaaaatattttttatggaaATTCTTACTCTCTCTATCTTACAGGAGACAAAGTCATACCACTTTTCGTTCCTCAGTGTGGAAAATGCAGATCTTGCCTAAATCCAGAGAGTAATATCTGCACTGAAGCTGCGTATGTATTATGTGTACTTAGGCATGTAATGATTGGCATGTACAAAACTGTCCACATTTTAGAATCCCATGGTTGGGCCTTATTCTGAGGCAGGAAGAAtggggggatttatcaagactggaagGACACCAAGCCCATAGAAATACATCATTCCTTTAATTTTTGTTCTCCAGACTGTATCTGAAGATGTGGGATAGAataaaacatgattttgtgacaTCCTGTTACAAAATTCTACTTTATATTTACTTGTGTGGCTAGACTTACCAATGACTTTGTTGTGAACTGAACCTGGTCAAGGGTTTTCATACCatgctcagcgccgcacctcccatgaggcgacctgaagcgaacgcttcaggcggcgctatgccagggtctcagggagggcggcatttttacttacctaagccagtccaggacaagctgtcctggactggcttagcaccgagaggtggtttggggaggccactggagcagcgctgctccagcagcctcccctcacgctcaggcagagagcaggtcatctccgtgcctgctctctgccggagaatgccgctaagccccgccccctcgcttagcccaccccctccactccgccacgCCCTTCCTCCCaggaggggggcggctttctgtcgttcgcctcaggcggcgaaaggggaaggttcacccctgaccatgCTGCAATATTATATTGAATTTGCATGATGGAATTCAAGGTAAGGGTAGACATATGTATTGTGCTAGCATTCCCTCTCTATAAAACTGACTGAGACAGCCACTTGAATACTTCCTTAAACTACAACTGGTGTTACATATCCATTCACTATATCCACAGCTGGATTTCTTTCAGTGACTAAAGTGTACTGGGCTTATTTACAGTCACAATCATTGCAACTATCCATGCACTATACTTTGTTGGGACATTGTGAGAGAATGGCACAATACAAAGTACAATACAGAGGTCTGTACTTAAcattggggtaaaaaaaaaaaacatttaatgtATTACATACACATTTAGTTATTTTCATTGGGATTCTTTTGTATAAGCTAAGACATCCTATGATTATTGTAGCCACATACCGATTGGGGAGACTAAACTGAGGGCTCCTAATATTTACCCTTTAACTCCTATACAGTGATCTGAATGTAACTGTAGGGAATTCCCAGGTAAGGGTCTCCTGAGTAGCCTAAAATTCAATGTGGACATGGAAAATACATGGAAAAATGAAGTCAAGGCTAGTCATGAGTCATCGTTGGTGATGTCAGGAAAAAGTTAAAGGCAGGAATAAGCAAAGATCAATAACCATAGAAGAACAAAACAGAAGGAGTGTCAAAAATAAGTCAAGGTCAGAAACTGAATCTGAAACACACACTGAAACAAAAGGGTAGAAGGACATGCAAGGAAATATGTTATCAGGCAGTAAGCAGGACATCTCAGTATGAGTAAGTATAGCAGTCCCAACCAGCTCACCCAGAACAGCTGACTAGTAATAGCGCTCAGATTTAGCCTAGTTGCAGACAACTGTGTGTATTTTGTGGTCCACAAACTAGTAATCAGAGTTCCTTTTTTGCGGTCCATGTGTCATCAGTGTGTCTTCAGCACACCAATCTCATCCATGGCCGTCTGCAAGGGGCTAGAGGAAACCTTAGTTATTACTTTGCTGCAGCAGAAAGTGATGAAAAAAAGGGACAGCATTTTGTGGAGGTACAGAACACCTATACTCTACATATTCTTTTACCTAAATATTGGAGAGACATGCAATTTAAAGTAAATCATATCTAGCCAATACATTTAGTACAGATCTTCTATCACCATGTAAAAGGTATCCACAGCTCCACCTGAGCTACATTGTATTTACTATTACCTTGTAGGGTTGAAGTTTAGGCAAATGTACTATCTATGTGATTTGTGTAACAATGATTGTGCCAAGTCATCTGAAGTTGTTTTTATATCTTTAATTGTGTTTGTGTCACTTAAACAGCTTTGGCCAACACGATGGCACAATATTGGCCAACTCCACCAGATTTACCTGCAAAGGTATAAGTGTTAACAACTTCCTTGGTGCTAGCACTTTTACGGAATACACTGTGGTGGATGATATTTCTGTCGCTAAAATACATGACGATGCTCCACTGGATAAAGTCTGTTTGTTTGGATGTTCATTTTCTACTGGATATGGCTCAGCTATAAATGCTGCAAAAGTAAGGACAGATAAGAGTACATAGAGTACAATACAAACTGAACAATGATTATATCCATTATTTACAAAGGAATTTACCACTCTTTAAATACTTACCATATTTAAGTCCCCAAATTCACTGTTAAATTGTTACACACAACTTTTCAGTAATTCCTTCCATAGTAGATATTATTTTGTACACAATTTAAAGGTGTAGTTTAAACTAAGATATTTCTAGCAGACCCTCAAGATATGccaaaatgacattttacatggggGTTGGAGTGCTAAGACCTGCACTTTCATGAAGAATCTCCTTATCCCATGCCACCAGATCCAGGCAGAGAATAAATGGTTGCTGTCAATGTGGTGAACTGAATAAAGAGGAATGGTACACTTACACAGCCACAGATATTATTGTATTCCTGTAAGCATTAGCTGGGGAGGGGTGCATTGCAGAAGGCAGGGGTGGAGGGATCCCCATTCTCCACATAGGAATGAGTCCCAGTAGGCAAACTCACATCAAACATTTATGTTACATCCAGTAGGCATAAACGTGTAAATGTTTCTAGCCCATCCAAATTCAATAACTGTCATCACGCAACTATTTcttcggacccccccccccccccaaacaaatgACCTCTCAGTGTCCATGTGTTCAGAATTGGGTGAGAGGAGTAAGTCACTGCCAGACACCTTTGGCAGTGGATTATCTTTTAAGAGAACAAAAGATTGGGTATAGgacaaataaatattaaatacagcgtcttgcgaaagtattcggcccccttgaacttttcaaccttgcTCTGcaattcaggcttcaaacataaagatataaaatttaaattttttaaggAAGTATCAttaacaagtgggacacaattgtgaagtggaacgaaatttattggctaTTTCAaactttaacaaataaaaaactgaaaagttggGCGTGCAGAATTATAcgtcccccttgcgttaatactttgtagcgccaccttttgttGCGATTAtggctgcaagtcgcttgggatATGTCTCTATCAATTTTGCAcattgagagactgaaattcttgcccattcttacTTGCAAAACATTTTGAGCTCAGTGAGGTAGGACGGAGAGCgcttgtgaacagcagttttcagctctttccacagattctcgattggattcaggtctggactgtgccATTCTAACATCTGGATACGTTTAtgtgtgaaccattccattgtagattttgttcAAGGAGgccaaatactttcgcaaggcactgtactgtacacattaGATAGTAAGCCAGTGGCATAGAAATCACAGGGACAAACTTCTTCTAAATTTCCAATTAAATAACATTTTACTTATTACAGGTTAAACCCGACTCTATCTGCGCAGTATTTGGTCTCGGGGGAGTTGGATTGTCAGTGATTATTGGATGTAAAGTAGCTGGAGCTTCAAGGATTATTGCAATTGATACAAACCCTAATAAATTTACAAGAGCCAAAGAGTTTGGAGCCACTGAATGTATCAACCCCAAAGATTATGACCGTCCTTTCCATG carries:
- the LOC142217499 gene encoding alcohol dehydrogenase 1-like isoform X2 is translated as MATTGKIIKCKAAVCWGPNKPLSIEDIEVAPPKDHEVRIKVVATGICRTDEHVLSGEFSNIQFPIILGHESAGIVESVGSSVTGIKPGDKVIPLFVPQCGKCRSCLNPESNICTEAAFGQHDGTILANSTRFTCKGISVNNFLGASTFTEYTVVDDISVAKIHDDAPLDKVCLFGCSFSTGYGSAINAAKVKPDSICAVFGLGGVGLSVIIGCKVAGASRIIAIDTNPNKFTRAKEFGATECINPKDYDRPFHEVLAEMTGGGVDYAFEVVGSIEVMESAVSSTHYGCGTTIIVGAAPTSSKMSFDPTQLLSGRTIKGSIFGGWKSKDNVPKLVCDYMNKKFNLDMLITHKLPFEKINEGFQLLCNGKSVRTILTL
- the LOC142217499 gene encoding alcohol dehydrogenase 1-like isoform X1 — encoded protein: MGPTDEEANISRRSKSSDVSKICAHNIWCFLVKIIKCKAAVCWGPNKPLSIEDIEVAPPKDHEVRIKVVATGICRTDEHVLSGEFSNIQFPIILGHESAGIVESVGSSVTGIKPGDKVIPLFVPQCGKCRSCLNPESNICTEAAFGQHDGTILANSTRFTCKGISVNNFLGASTFTEYTVVDDISVAKIHDDAPLDKVCLFGCSFSTGYGSAINAAKVKPDSICAVFGLGGVGLSVIIGCKVAGASRIIAIDTNPNKFTRAKEFGATECINPKDYDRPFHEVLAEMTGGGVDYAFEVVGSIEVMESAVSSTHYGCGTTIIVGAAPTSSKMSFDPTQLLSGRTIKGSIFGGWKSKDNVPKLVCDYMNKKFNLDMLITHKLPFEKINEGFQLLCNGKSVRTILTL